A single window of Theropithecus gelada isolate Dixy chromosome 9, Tgel_1.0, whole genome shotgun sequence DNA harbors:
- the TUBAL3 gene encoding tubulin alpha chain-like 3: MRECLSIHIGQAGIQIGDACWELYCLEHGIQPNGVVLDSQPDQLENAKMEHTNASFDTFFCETRAGKHVPRALFVDLEPTVIDGIRTGQHRSLFHPEQLLSGKEDAANNYARGRYSVGSKVIDLVLERTRKLAEQCGGLQGFLIFRSFGGGTGSGFTSLLMERLTGEYSRKTKLEFSVYPAPRISTAVVEPYNCVLTTHSTTEHTDCTFIVDNEAIYDICQRKLGVERPSYASINRLMVQAVSSITASLRFEGPLNVDLIEFQTNLVPYPRIHFPMTAFAPIVSADKAYREQFSVSDITTACFESSNQLVKCDPRLGKYMACCLLYRGDVVPKEVNAAIAAMKSRHSVQFVDWCPTGFKVGINNRPPTVMPGGDLAKVHRAVCMLSNTTAIVEAWARLDHKFDLMYAKRAFLHWYLREGMEEAEFLEAREDLAALERDYEEVGQSF; encoded by the exons AGGGAGTGCCTTTCCATCCACATCGGTCAAGCTGGCATCCAGATTGGGGACGCTTGCTGGGAACTCTATTGCCTGGAACATGGAATCCAGCCAAACGGCGTTGTTCTCGACAGTCAACCGGATCAGCTGGAAAATGCAAAAATGGAGCACACAAATGCATCTTTCGATACCTTCTTCTGTGAGACAAGAGCTGGGAAGCACGTGCCTAGAGCACTCTTTGTGGACTTGGAGCCAACTGTTATAG ATGGGATCCGGACGGGCCAGCACCGTTCACTCTTCCACCCTGAGCAGCTCCTTAGCGGAAAGGAAGATGCTGCCAACAACTATGCGCGAGGCCGTTACTCTGTGGGGTCGAAGGTCATCGACCTCGTGCTGGAGAGGACCCGGAAGCTG GCAGAACAGTGTGGTGGACTTCAGGGATTTTTGATTTTCCGAAGCTTTGGAGGAGGCACTGGTTCAGGGTTTACATCTCTCTTAATGGAGAGGCTCACAGGAGAATACAGCAGAAAGACTAAGCTAGAGTTCTCGGTCTACCCAGCCCCCAGGATCTCCACTGCTGTGGTAGAGCCTTATAACTGTGTCCTCACCACCCACTCCACCACGGAGCACACGGACTGTACCTTCATAGTGGACAACGAGGCCATCTACGATATATGCCAACGTAAACTCGGTGTTGAACGCCCCTCTTACGCCAGCATCAATAGATTGATGGTTCAGGCAGTATCTTCCATCACTGCCTCCCTCCGGTTTGAAGGGCCCTTGAATGTGGACCTAATTGAATTCCAGACCAACCTAGTACCTTATCCGAGAATACATTTCCCCATGACAGCCTTCGCCCCCATCGTCTCTGCTGACAAAGCCTACCGTGAGCAGTTCTCCGTGTCAGACATCACCACCGCCTGCTTTGAGTCCTCCAACCAGCTGGTCAAGTGCGATCCTCGGCTTGGGAAGTACATGGCCTGCTGCCTACTCTACAGAGGAGACGTGGTCCCTAAGGAAGTGAATGCAGCAATCGCAGCCATGAAGTCGAGGCACTCTGTTCAGTTTGTAGATTGGTGTCCAACTGGTTTCAAGGTGGGCATCAACAATCGGCCGCCCACAGTGATGCCAGGTGGGGACCTGGCCAAAGTCCACCGGGCCGTCTGCATGCTGAGCAACACCACAGCAATCGTGGAGGCCTGGGCCCGCCTGGACCACAAGTTTGACCTCATGTATGCCAAGAGAGCATTTCTGCACTGGTACCTCAGAGAAGGCATGGAAGAAGCAGAGTTCTTGGAGGCCAGGGAAGATCTGGCAGCCTTGGAGAGGGATTATGAGGAAGTGGGGCAAAGTTTCTGA